The DNA sequence ATACATTGAATTACAAAAAAGGTGAAATGATAACAGTTGATATAATAGACTTTGGAGAAAATGGTGAAGGCATCGGAAAGACCGATGCCTTCACATGGTTTATAAAAGATACTGTTATCGGGGATAAAGTCACAGCAAAGGTGATGAAAACAAAGAAAAGCTACGGATATGCAAGACTTGACAGCATAGTTAAGGAAAGCCCCGACAGAATAGAGGCCAAATGTCCGGTGGCAAGAAGCTGTGGAGGATGTACATTACAAAGCCTTGATTATAAAGCAGAGCTTAAACTTAAGCAAAACAAAGTGGAAAATCATCTAAAGAGAATAGGAGGCTTTGACCTGTCAAATGTAGAAATAGAAGAAATTATCGGTATGGAAGATCCAAACAGATACAGAAATAAATCTCAATTTCCGTTCGGAAGAAAGAACGGAAAAAATATTACAGGTTATTTTGCAGGCAGAACTCACAGTATTGTAGAGTTTGATGACTGTATTATAGGTATAGAAGAAAATAAGACTGTATTAAAGACTGTTCTTGACTTTATGGAGAAGTATAGTTTGGATGCCTACAATGAGGAAGACATAAACGGCATAGTAAGACATGTACTTATAAGAAAGGGATTTGCTACAGGTGAGCTGATGGTGTGCATAGTTATAAACGAAAACAATCTGGCACATAGTGATAAGCTTGTAGAGAGCTTATGTGCATCACTTGGAAGTGATTTAAAATCTATTTCTATCAACATTAATAAAAAGAATACCAATGTTATATTAGGAGATACTACGGTAACTCTTTATGGGAATGGTTATATAGAGGATTACATAGGCGATGTGAAGT is a window from the Lachnoanaerobaculum umeaense genome containing:
- the rlmD gene encoding 23S rRNA (uracil(1939)-C(5))-methyltransferase RlmD — its product is MKTRNTLNYKKGEMITVDIIDFGENGEGIGKTDAFTWFIKDTVIGDKVTAKVMKTKKSYGYARLDSIVKESPDRIEAKCPVARSCGGCTLQSLDYKAELKLKQNKVENHLKRIGGFDLSNVEIEEIIGMEDPNRYRNKSQFPFGRKNGKNITGYFAGRTHSIVEFDDCIIGIEENKTVLKTVLDFMEKYSLDAYNEEDINGIVRHVLIRKGFATGELMVCIVINENNLAHSDKLVESLCASLGSDLKSISININKKNTNVILGDTTVTLYGNGYIEDYIGDVKFRISPQSFYQVNPVQTKKLYAKALEYAKLTGEETVWDMYCGIGTISLFLAKSAKFVYGVEIVDAAIQNAIENAKINNIDNVKFFVGKAEEIITGEYESGNIRDIDVIVVDPPRKGLDKLAIDTMLKLLPKRIVYVSCDSSTLARDLKLLCEKKYELKKLTVVDQFARSYHTESVCLLEQC